GTACGGACTTTCTAGTAGGAGTGACTGTGATGCCCTTCAGCATGGTCAGGTCCGTGGAGAGCTGCTGGTACTTTGGGCACAGTTTCTGTGCTTTGCACACATGCTGTGATGTGGCGTTTTGTTACTCTTCTCTCTTCCACCTGTCCTTCATCTCCATCGACAGGTACATTGCTGTTACTGACCCTCTGGTCTATCCCACCAAGTTCACGGTGTCTGTATCATGCATAtgcatcagcatctcctggatCCTACCCATTACTTACAGTGGTGCTGTGTTCTACACAGGTGCCAATGAGAATGGGCTAGAGGAATTGTCTCGTGCCCTCAACTGTGTAGGAGGTTGTCAGATAGTTATAAATCAAAACTGGGTGTTGGTACATTTTCTATCCTTCTTTATACCTACCTTTGTTATGCTAATTCtctattgtaatattttccttgTGGCCAGACAACAGGCTAAAAAGATTGAAAATACTGGTAGTAAAAGAGAGTCATCATCAGACAGTTACAGATCCAGAGTagccaagagagagagaaaagcagctAAAACCCTGGGTATCACAGTCATAGCATTCATGATCTCGTGGTTACCATACAGTATTGACTCATTAATTGATGCCTTTATGGGCTTCATAACCCCAGCCTATATTTATGAGATTTGCTGTTGGTGTACTTATTACAACTCAGCCATGAACCCCTTGATCTATGCTTTATTTTACCCTTGGTTTAGGAAAGCCATAAAAGTCATTGTGAGTGGTCAGGTTTTCAAGGATAGTTCTGCAAGCATGAATTTGTTCTCTGAACAAATGTAAGTCATTGGGTTGAGGAAGTTGAAGGTATcttcacattttacaaatgaatgaatttttaaaaaatcaagtaagACTGTTACTGCAGAGAAAACAAATTGCTTTTCCAGTTTAATTGGATAAATCAGGGTCTCAGTCTGTTAGGATGTGCATTTCCCTTTTGCttctccaaaaatatttatttgactaatAAATGTTAAGCTCATTATTGTTAACTGCTGTAGAACGCACCATTTCCTGTTCCCTGCAGTCATTCCCCACCTTTTCTCTCTTATTCCATTGACTCTTCGCTTTGTAACCTGTAAacacatcttttatttctttttttccgtACAAACTGATCTACTCTTTCCCAATCTATCAAAAATTTCTCTGTGATTAACTTTCTCCAGTTTGCTGCTTTTCTTGCTGTGATTATTTTCCCAGGAAATTTTTTTGGGATGCAGTTAAGAGTATTATGTTTAAGTCTGCATGGTGTCTGTGTCAGGAATTGGCTTCAGCATCTTCTCCATCCTGCCCCTGGAGTACAGTGGTGCCAAGCTGTACACAGATGTCAGAGTTGATGGGATGGAGGGATTAGTAAGTGCTGTCTGTGTAATAAGTGATTTTCAACCTGTTTAAATCAGTTTTGGATATTGAtagaatttctattatttttcacaCCTGGCTTTGTTAAGATGCTACTGTACAGAAACATTATTCTTATGGTTAGGAAGCAGactaaaaagatggaaaatattactagaaaataaatttattaccAGGGACTCGCAAGATCAGAGTGGTtaagagacagagaaaaccaGTTAAAACCCTGGGCTTCACAATGTAGCACTTTTGGTCTCATGATTACTCGATGTATctgattcattcattgattcttcTTTAAGTTTTATCACACTTCATATGCTTATGAGATACTTTGTTGGTTCAGTTATTG
The nucleotide sequence above comes from Bubalus bubalis isolate 160015118507 breed Murrah chromosome 10, NDDB_SH_1, whole genome shotgun sequence. Encoded proteins:
- the LOC102414343 gene encoding trace amine-associated receptor 6-like — its product is MSNSSPSAAVQLCYEHLNGSCVKTPFLPTSRVILYTVYGFGAVLAVFGNLLVMTAILHFKQLHSPTNFLIASLACTDFLVGVTVMPFSMVRSVESCWYFGHSFCALHTCCDVAFCYSSLFHLSFISIDRYIAVTDPLVYPTKFTVSVSCICISISWILPITYSGAVFYTGANENGLEELSRALNCVGGCQIVINQNWVLVHFLSFFIPTFVMLILYCNIFLVARQQAKKIENTGSKRESSSDSYRSRVAKRERKAAKTLGITVIAFMISWLPYSIDSLIDAFMGFITPAYIYEICCWCTYYNSAMNPLIYALFYPWFRKAIKVIVSGQVFKDSSASMNLFSEQM